The following coding sequences lie in one Paenibacillus durus ATCC 35681 genomic window:
- a CDS encoding MarR family winged helix-turn-helix transcriptional regulator: protein MSRQIDPLVEQIGLSMWRVQRKIISGIGLQAELGLTFPQFILLNMIANEGRARVVRLAERMEVKSSAVTVMLDRMEGVGLISREPDEHDRRAVVVTLTEKGEEIRTEGQRRSLISLDQYLSILTPEELASFAEYYDMLERQER, encoded by the coding sequence ATGTCGCGACAGATTGATCCGCTTGTTGAGCAAATCGGATTGTCCATGTGGAGGGTGCAGCGAAAAATAATCTCGGGGATCGGCCTGCAAGCGGAGCTTGGACTGACGTTTCCCCAGTTCATTTTGCTGAATATGATAGCCAACGAGGGAAGGGCGCGGGTGGTACGGCTTGCTGAACGGATGGAAGTAAAATCCAGTGCGGTTACGGTCATGCTTGACCGTATGGAAGGGGTAGGCCTGATCAGCCGGGAACCGGACGAGCATGACCGTAGAGCCGTAGTGGTAACGCTCACGGAAAAGGGAGAGGAGATTCGGACTGAAGGGCAGCGCCGCTCCCTGATCTCGCTGGATCAGTATCTGTCGATTCTGACGCCTGAGGAGCTTGCGAGTTTCGCCGAATATTACGATATGCTGGAAAGGCAGGAGCGTTAA
- a CDS encoding LTA synthase family protein, which yields MLILKSYLAWAVIFGNLLPWKSLLTEIPFAWALFCIIERFASKRKLGYYMTVNLLVTGIFFAAIMYFKYYGVIVTYHAAEQVNQVAAVSDSVFSLMDPYFLLIFADVIVLGYYFLFNRNGRIYKKEQINRGRGSRKFSALFAASLALCLFNVLPNKASMNEIKKAQEMGILNYEAYTLFAQEKIDLVKASDITQKSIDSAKGISAPANPKLQGAAKGKNLIILQMESLQNFLIGLKIDGKEITPNINAVMKQSLYFPNFYQMVGQGNTSDAEFVVNTSFYIPPRGAATQMYVDKVLPSLPRLMEKNGYQTATFHTNDVEFWNRGELYSSLGWGKYYDHKFFGDEDVFFFGASDEVLYRKTTAKLKEMSASGQPFYAQIISMSSHHPFTIPEEKYKMKLPERYEGTFVGDYIRAQNYADYAFGQLVQELKETGLWDNSLIIIYGDHMGLPIYSLDHDDKELMTEIYGHEYGYANMTNIPLIIHGAGSAQPQTLEQVGGEIDILPTAANLLGISLKDHLHFGQDIINQNYNLLPERYYLPTGSFIASSGLLIPGNSFEDNTQYPIALSSKRPAATEDEYNRALRLLQLSDSYVSQLPEKKAE from the coding sequence ATGCTTATTCTTAAGAGCTATTTGGCCTGGGCGGTGATCTTCGGTAATCTGCTGCCGTGGAAGTCGCTGCTGACAGAGATTCCCTTTGCCTGGGCGTTATTCTGCATTATCGAGCGTTTCGCGTCAAAGCGCAAGCTCGGCTATTATATGACGGTTAACCTGCTGGTAACGGGGATTTTTTTCGCGGCTATTATGTATTTCAAATATTATGGCGTCATCGTAACCTATCATGCGGCTGAACAGGTCAATCAGGTGGCTGCCGTCAGCGACAGCGTATTTTCACTGATGGACCCTTATTTTCTGCTTATTTTCGCTGATGTGATCGTGCTGGGATATTATTTTCTTTTTAACCGGAACGGCCGGATTTACAAAAAAGAGCAAATTAACCGGGGACGCGGCAGCCGGAAATTCTCGGCTCTGTTCGCCGCGTCGCTGGCGCTGTGTCTGTTCAATGTGCTGCCGAACAAAGCCAGCATGAACGAAATCAAGAAAGCGCAGGAGATGGGCATCCTCAATTATGAGGCCTATACCCTCTTCGCTCAAGAAAAAATCGACCTGGTGAAAGCCAGCGACATCACACAGAAATCCATCGATTCGGCCAAGGGAATCAGCGCTCCCGCAAATCCGAAACTTCAGGGAGCGGCCAAGGGCAAGAACCTGATTATCCTGCAGATGGAATCGCTGCAGAACTTTCTGATTGGCCTTAAGATCGACGGCAAAGAGATCACGCCGAATATAAATGCCGTGATGAAGCAAAGCCTGTATTTCCCGAACTTCTATCAAATGGTTGGCCAGGGTAACACCTCGGATGCGGAGTTCGTCGTCAATACGTCTTTTTACATCCCTCCCCGGGGCGCGGCCACCCAAATGTACGTCGACAAGGTGCTGCCGAGCCTGCCGCGTCTAATGGAGAAGAACGGCTACCAGACGGCCACCTTCCATACAAATGATGTTGAGTTCTGGAACCGGGGGGAGCTGTACAGTTCGCTCGGCTGGGGCAAATATTACGATCACAAGTTCTTTGGCGACGAGGACGTCTTCTTCTTCGGGGCTTCCGATGAGGTGCTGTACCGCAAAACGACAGCCAAGCTGAAGGAAATGAGCGCAAGCGGTCAGCCGTTCTATGCCCAGATCATTTCCATGTCGTCGCATCATCCGTTTACGATTCCCGAGGAAAAATACAAGATGAAGCTGCCGGAGCGTTATGAAGGCACCTTTGTCGGCGACTATATTCGGGCGCAGAACTACGCCGACTACGCTTTTGGCCAGTTGGTCCAGGAGCTTAAAGAGACCGGACTTTGGGACAACAGCTTGATTATAATCTATGGCGATCACATGGGCCTGCCGATATACTCTCTTGATCATGACGACAAAGAGCTGATGACCGAGATTTACGGCCATGAATACGGATATGCGAATATGACCAATATTCCGCTGATCATTCACGGCGCGGGCAGCGCGCAGCCGCAGACTCTGGAGCAGGTAGGCGGAGAGATTGACATTTTGCCGACCGCCGCCAATCTGCTGGGCATTTCTCTGAAGGATCATCTGCATTTCGGCCAGGATATCATTAATCAGAACTATAACCTTCTGCCCGAGCGTTATTATTTGCCTACAGGCTCGTTCATTGCAAGCTCCGGATTGCTTATTCCCGGCAATAGCTTCGAGGACAACACCCAGTATCCAATCGCGCTCAGCAGCAAGCGGCCCGCAGCCACGGAGGATGAATACAACCGGGCGCTCCGGCTGCTGCAGCTCTCCGACAGCTATGTGTCTCAGCTGCCCGAGAAGAAAGCCGAATAG
- a CDS encoding ATP-dependent DNA helicase, whose product MTSVVTISVRTLVEYVYRSGSLESGFRSSASLAEGTRIHQQIQQQYKEDDRKEVYLSAEIPCDELIIAVFGRCDGLLLSADGSFTVEEIKSTGAPELPEEGREVHWAQALMYAHMIILEQDLSDITVRLTYVHSRAGQQRSFERLVSAAEAAAFAGATAAAYAPYAALLLQHGERRTESIRRLEFPFPAYREGQRRLAGAVYKSVADGVNLFAQAPTGIGKTMSVLFPAVKAMGEGLLRGLFYLTAKTITRIAAQDAFALMASCGLHLHVVTITAKEKACLREEGLCGPDYCPFADGYYDRINGALMDMLGSETLMDRHVLEQYARKHSVCPFELSLDAAYAGDAVICDYNYIFDPRIGLKRLPEERKKDTALLVDEAHNLVDRGREMFSAGLRKAPFLALKRRYKEPNRALSAAAGNVNALFIALRKECEPAGSGKWSLYPGELPGLLEAFVQEAERELLGPAPALLPEEEQEDGLLDAYYDAQAMLRACKMYDERYITYAETEKGDVFLKLFNLDPSHLLTQSSKGFRSRIFFSATLSPLHYYREMLGAGEDDYSLTIPSPFRKEQWEVGILPVSTRFRDRDGSLGPLSEALAAMVARKGNYLVFFPSYQYLQKVYDAFAAALPEVRTLVQGSGMSEEERERFLGAFRPGNEETLLGFAVLGGIFSEGVDLPGDRLGGVMVVGVGLPQLGLERNLLREYFSAQGKNGFDYAYVYPGMCKVLQAGGRLIRSESDTGVILLADDRFLQPPYLWLLPEEWRDYRVLE is encoded by the coding sequence TTGACTTCCGTCGTAACGATTTCAGTAAGAACGCTTGTGGAGTATGTGTACCGCAGCGGCAGCCTTGAATCGGGCTTCCGCAGCTCCGCTTCTCTTGCAGAGGGAACGCGCATACACCAGCAGATCCAGCAGCAGTATAAAGAGGACGACCGTAAGGAAGTGTACCTCAGCGCGGAAATTCCCTGCGATGAACTGATTATCGCCGTCTTCGGGCGCTGCGACGGACTGCTGCTGTCTGCGGACGGGAGCTTTACCGTCGAGGAGATCAAGTCGACCGGAGCGCCCGAGCTGCCGGAGGAAGGCCGTGAGGTGCACTGGGCCCAGGCTTTAATGTATGCGCATATGATTATTTTGGAACAGGATCTTTCAGATATCACGGTCAGGCTTACCTATGTGCACAGCAGGGCGGGGCAGCAGCGGAGCTTCGAGCGGCTCGTGTCCGCCGCAGAGGCGGCGGCCTTTGCGGGTGCTACGGCGGCGGCGTACGCCCCCTATGCGGCCCTGCTGCTTCAGCATGGGGAGCGCAGGACCGAAAGCATCCGCAGGCTGGAGTTTCCGTTCCCGGCCTATCGGGAAGGGCAGCGGCGTTTGGCCGGCGCTGTCTATAAGTCCGTCGCGGACGGTGTGAACCTGTTCGCTCAGGCGCCGACGGGCATCGGAAAGACGATGTCCGTCCTATTTCCGGCGGTCAAGGCGATGGGAGAGGGCCTGCTTCGCGGCCTGTTCTACTTAACAGCCAAGACCATCACGCGGATAGCCGCGCAGGATGCCTTTGCCTTGATGGCCTCCTGCGGCCTTCATCTGCATGTGGTCACGATTACGGCCAAAGAAAAGGCCTGTCTCCGCGAAGAGGGGCTCTGCGGGCCGGACTATTGCCCGTTTGCAGACGGGTATTATGACCGGATCAACGGAGCGCTGATGGATATGCTCGGCAGCGAAACGCTGATGGACCGCCATGTTCTGGAACAATACGCCCGCAAGCATTCGGTATGCCCGTTCGAGCTGTCGCTGGACGCGGCGTATGCAGGCGACGCCGTCATTTGCGATTACAATTATATTTTCGATCCGCGTATCGGCCTCAAGCGGCTCCCGGAAGAACGGAAGAAGGATACGGCACTGCTGGTCGACGAAGCCCATAATCTGGTTGACCGGGGCCGAGAGATGTTCTCGGCGGGCCTGCGCAAAGCGCCGTTCCTTGCGCTGAAGCGCCGTTATAAGGAACCGAACCGCGCGCTCAGCGCCGCGGCGGGGAACGTGAACGCCTTGTTCATTGCTCTGCGCAAAGAGTGCGAACCGGCTGGCTCGGGCAAATGGAGCCTATATCCCGGGGAGCTGCCAGGCCTGCTGGAAGCGTTCGTGCAGGAGGCGGAGCGTGAACTGCTCGGCCCTGCTCCGGCGCTGCTCCCGGAAGAGGAGCAGGAGGACGGGCTGCTTGACGCCTATTATGACGCCCAGGCGATGCTGCGCGCTTGCAAGATGTATGACGAGCGCTACATCACTTATGCGGAAACGGAAAAAGGAGACGTCTTCCTGAAGCTGTTCAATCTGGACCCGTCGCATTTATTGACCCAGTCCTCCAAGGGTTTTCGCAGCCGGATTTTCTTCTCGGCGACACTGTCACCTCTCCATTATTACCGGGAAATGCTCGGCGCGGGCGAGGACGATTACAGCCTCACGATTCCTTCTCCCTTCCGTAAGGAGCAGTGGGAGGTCGGCATCCTGCCGGTGTCGACGCGGTTTCGCGACCGGGATGGCTCGCTTGGGCCGCTCTCGGAGGCGCTTGCGGCGATGGTTGCCCGCAAAGGGAACTATCTCGTCTTTTTTCCGTCGTACCAGTATTTGCAGAAAGTATACGATGCTTTTGCCGCCGCATTGCCCGAGGTCCGAACGCTGGTGCAGGGCAGCGGAATGAGTGAAGAGGAACGGGAGAGGTTTCTTGGAGCTTTTCGCCCTGGCAACGAGGAGACGCTGCTTGGATTTGCCGTGCTGGGCGGGATTTTCTCGGAGGGGGTCGATTTGCCGGGAGACCGGCTAGGCGGGGTGATGGTTGTCGGCGTCGGCCTGCCCCAGCTTGGGCTGGAGCGCAACCTGCTAAGGGAATACTTCAGCGCCCAGGGCAAGAACGGATTTGATTACGCCTACGTGTATCCGGGAATGTGCAAGGTGCTGCAGGCGGGAGGGCGCCTCATTCGCAGTGAAAGCGATACCGGCGTGATTTTGCTGGCAGATGACCGCTTTTTGCAGCCCCCGTATTTATGGCTGCTGCCGGAGGAGTGGAGAGACTACCGGGTGCTTGAATAA